TCGGCCGCTCGCCCGTGCTCGCCATCAGAACGGCGACTCCATCTTTCCGCCCCACGCGCCTGGCTCGGGTTCGGGTTCGGGATCGAAGCCCTGATCGACTGGAGGCACCGTGTCGCGTCGCGTCAGGTCGTGGAAGCGGCCAAACTCCTTGGCAAACTGCAGCTTCACCGTCCCGATGGGACCGTTGCGCTGCTTGGCAATGATGACCTCTGCCAGACCGGCGTCGGGACTCTCTTCGTCGTAGACATCGTCGCGATAGATGAACATGACGATATCTGCGTCCTGCTCGATCGCACCGGACTCGCGCAGGTCCGCCAGCATCGGACGTTTGTCGTTGCGACCTTCCGGTCCGCGGTTGAGCTGCGAGAGCGCGATCACCGGTACGTCGAGATCCTTCGCCAGGAGTTTGAGGGATCGACTGATATCGGCCACCTGTTGTTCGCGATGATCGATTGTCGTGCGACCTTGAACGAGCTGGATGTAGTCGATGACCAGAAGCGAAAGTTTGTGCTCGCGATCCAGGCGCCTCGCCTTGGCTGAGATGTCGCTGACGGTGATCCCCATGCTGTCGTCAAAAAAGAGTCGCGCCTCTTCGAGCTGACTAGCTGCACGCGTCAGACGCGGCCAATCGCGATCAGACAGCATGCCGTTGCGGAAACGGGAATTGTCGACCTGGGCCTCGCCAAGCAGCATACGCAATACGAGTTCGCGCTTGGTCATTTCCAGGGAAAAGAACGCGGCGCATCCACCGAAATCCATGACGTGATTGCGAACGAAGTTCAGAGCCAGGGCGGTCTTTCCGATACTCGGACGCGCGGCCAGTACCACCAGATCACCCCCGTTGAGGCCTCCGGTCTTCTGATCGAAGTCCTCGAAGCCGGTGCGCACGCCGACCACCTCACCTGCTTGCACGCGATCGATGTACTCGAAGGTGCTCTGCATCTCGTCGCGCATCGACGAGAAATCGGAACGCGCATGCCCCATCGCGATGTTCAGGACTTCGCGTTCGGCGTGCTCGAGCAGATCCTGGACCGGTTCCTGCCCCTCGTAACCGCGCTTCGCGATGTCTTCACAGGTACGAATCAAACCGCGCGCCAATGCCTTCTGGCGCACGATATCGGCGTGGGCTTCGATGTTCGCCGTCGTCGGAACGACATCGGCCAGACCGCTCAGGTAGCCGATGCCACCTGACTCGGCCAGAAGGCCCTGCTCCTCGAGGTAGCTTCGCAGTGTGATGAGCGAGATGCCCTGCTGCTTCGCCTGCAGGTCGAGGTACGCCTGGTAGAGCAAGCGGTGTCGGGGCAGATCGAACGAAATGGGTTCGAGCTTGTCCTCGACCTTGTAGATCGACTCGTGATCGAGCAGGATCGCCCCGAGCACGGCGCGCTCCGCCTCGTGATCGGTAGGGATAGCGCGCAGGTGTTCTTCGAAGCCCCCGGTCGTGGGGCCTCCGGGTTCCGCGAATCTGGAATCCATCTCTGCCGGCACAGCTCCCCCCTCAAGGAACCCAACGGAGGTTCATTCTAGCAGGCCGTTGAAGAGCCCGCGCCGTCGCCAGACATATGCTCTTCGAGCGATTCCGACCGTGCGAAACCCGACTCTTGCGGAGTGCAGAACGCGCCCTTCTAGCGGTCTGATCGTCCGCTAGAAGGACTCTTGGAGATCCGAAAAAGTCTCCTGCGACGCGGAACCGAAGGCGAGTTTCGACCGGGCTCTAATCCGATTCGGGAATCTCGCGGGCCGCTTCCCGGCTCCCATCGTCCATGCCCGCAGTGCTATAGCCCTCTTCCTCTTCGACGGGCTCTTCGTCGACCACTTCTCCCGAGACGACCGCGACTTTCAGCGCCACGATCACCTCGCGATGGAGCCGTAGAGGCACCTCGTGCTGTCCGACCTGTTTGATGGGGTCGGTTGCGATCTTGCGTCGGTCGACCTCGACGCCGTTTTCGGCGAGCCGCGCTGCGATATCGGAGTTTGTGAC
The sequence above is drawn from the bacterium genome and encodes:
- the dnaB gene encoding replicative DNA helicase, whose translation is MDSRFAEPGGPTTGGFEEHLRAIPTDHEAERAVLGAILLDHESIYKVEDKLEPISFDLPRHRLLYQAYLDLQAKQQGISLITLRSYLEEQGLLAESGGIGYLSGLADVVPTTANIEAHADIVRQKALARGLIRTCEDIAKRGYEGQEPVQDLLEHAEREVLNIAMGHARSDFSSMRDEMQSTFEYIDRVQAGEVVGVRTGFEDFDQKTGGLNGGDLVVLAARPSIGKTALALNFVRNHVMDFGGCAAFFSLEMTKRELVLRMLLGEAQVDNSRFRNGMLSDRDWPRLTRAASQLEEARLFFDDSMGITVSDISAKARRLDREHKLSLLVIDYIQLVQGRTTIDHREQQVADISRSLKLLAKDLDVPVIALSQLNRGPEGRNDKRPMLADLRESGAIEQDADIVMFIYRDDVYDEESPDAGLAEVIIAKQRNGPIGTVKLQFAKEFGRFHDLTRRDTVPPVDQGFDPEPEPEPGAWGGKMESPF